The Sporocytophaga myxococcoides DSM 11118 genome window below encodes:
- a CDS encoding outer membrane beta-barrel protein, producing MKRILLYPLFSVFILSLLMSTKVNAQGNRRRTPTSRRNAEFLEKQWWIGVRGGLSYSKVKPGDRYSVFSSTEGQTNSLDKKYSGFKGAGAFAGLEVTFTYKTISLSFQPNYRRQRFSYSNRYEWKDTSGVVTFDLNYKQDHQLDYIELPLLIKYDILKNEIKPYVQAGFYYGILSTANKKVEISGTDKASGGTNFNQPDILVGAKDLFIKSSIGFMAGVGVSYDVGNIKVLLDVNYRLGTNNITNRKNRYTNNTLSGAGDALDDLKLRNISINLGCLLPMRYVNANNFRSR from the coding sequence ATGAAGCGTATTTTACTGTATCCTCTTTTTTCTGTTTTTATTTTGTCTCTTCTGATGAGTACAAAAGTAAATGCTCAGGGAAACCGAAGAAGAACTCCGACTTCCAGAAGAAATGCTGAATTCCTTGAGAAACAATGGTGGATTGGAGTAAGAGGAGGGCTCAGTTATTCAAAGGTAAAACCTGGTGACAGATATTCTGTTTTCAGCTCCACAGAAGGACAAACTAATAGTCTGGATAAAAAGTATAGTGGCTTTAAAGGGGCCGGCGCCTTTGCCGGTCTTGAAGTTACCTTTACCTATAAAACCATTTCCCTGAGCTTTCAGCCAAACTATAGAAGACAGAGATTTAGTTACAGCAACAGATATGAATGGAAAGATACTTCCGGCGTTGTAACTTTTGATTTGAATTATAAACAGGATCATCAGCTGGATTATATTGAACTACCGCTTTTAATCAAATACGACATACTTAAGAATGAAATAAAGCCTTATGTACAGGCAGGTTTTTACTATGGTATATTGAGCACAGCCAACAAAAAGGTTGAAATTAGCGGTACAGATAAGGCTTCCGGTGGAACAAATTTTAACCAACCAGATATTCTGGTTGGAGCAAAGGATTTGTTTATTAAATCTTCGATAGGGTTTATGGCAGGTGTAGGCGTAAGTTATGATGTAGGAAATATAAAGGTTTTACTGGACGTTAACTACAGATTAGGTACCAATAATATTACCAATAGAAAGAATAGATATACTAATAATACCCTTAGCGGGGCTGGTGATGCGCTGGATGATTTGAAGCTTAGGAATATAAGTATTAATCTGGGATGTCTTCTTCCAATGAGGTATGTCAATGCAAATAATTTCAGATCAAGATAA